The Trichomycterus rosablanca isolate fTriRos1 chromosome 20, fTriRos1.hap1, whole genome shotgun sequence genomic interval CCAAATTTAATTTGGAGTACCTGAGTTATTTAAATAATGGGCAGCTAAGAGAGCTTTTGGAAAATGAGGAGACTTTACAGCGCATCAACAAAACTAACCCAAGGGTAagagttttttttctctttaattaAGAGTctagttttaaatatttaaaaacaagttaCTAGATGTATATATAGATGTtacatgtatatactgtatgtctaaATCAAACTTGCAATGGTTGATTTTCCCCCATCCAGCTCCAGGAGCTGCAAAGGCAAAAGGAGCTTATGTTAGATTCAAACCACAAACTTGCCAAGCAGAACTTATCCTACCAGCCTTATCTGAAATACAACAAAATGCTATTAGCAGAAAAGTACCAGCTTCTCAGCCAGCTGGTCTCCTCCGTAAGATACAAAAAGGCGAAGTTGGGTAAGAATCTTTCTATAAACTAAAACACAAAACCTAATAAATGGAACATCTGTATTAATTATGGTTTCCTTACTTTGGCACACATACAGTAAAGTTGCATAGAAAAATGAGGCCTGAGCCAATCCAGCAGCTTCTACAGGCAAAGCTCACCTGTATCATGGACCAATCTGAGGTACTTATACACAATGTTTTGAACATTAAGAATCAGAAATagatgcagaaaaaaaaaaagtcaaacctCTTTTTGCTATTTCAGAGCGTTTGGCAGAAGTTCTTGGATGGTGAACTGCTGCCGGTGGATTTTGTGGAATCTTTTCAACATATACAGAAGTTCTACCACACAAACCTGATTCAggtggaaaaaatgcaaaacctCTGCACAAAAACACACTGGAGAATAGACAATTACATCTCAAGTGATCTGATGTCATCAAATTCAGGGAGTTTGTTCTATAATCTCAGTCCGGTTGTCATGCTACCAAGTTCAGTCTACCCTGTTCTTCCTGTAATAGGACATTCGGTAAAGATGAGCCACCTTCCTCATATTAATCACTGTACTTGTGATTTGTGGACCCCTGTAGTTTATGGTAAAAACACAGATAGGTTACAAACATTTATGAAAAACTGGCAACCAATTCAATCAGAACATTACAAAAGAAGTAGAGACAAAACACAATGAACATTTTTGGACATTGGTCCCCTATTTAGGACAATACTTGATCGACTTACTTTGAGCTGCAATTACACTTATGTCTTCTACAGTAGAATTAGGTTCTGAACATCTGGATGCTAATATTTATGCTCACCTTGTTTTTCGTTTAGCTCAGATTCTGCTTTGGCAGTGTACATAAACTGGTTTTCCTTTTGAAAGGTAAATCTTCACCTCATTCTCTAAGCTCTTGAACATTTTGTTTTAGATTTGCCTATATTTGGATTGGTTATCTTGTGAGTTTCTCCACAACATGATGCATTGAGGATGGTGTTCTTAAAGTGGTAAGCAGTGAGGGGTTTCCACCAAACACAAAGCTTTGTGATCTTATCGGACCCGAACACCTTTTCCCACATTTGAGCCTCCAAACATGCCGTCAAACTccaaaatacaatttaatatgATTTCGATTCAATATTGACATTCCTCTGGCCATTTTTGAAATATATAAAACCCAGCTTTGTGGATATTTAAGCTTGGATTGTCTTGTAAACAGCTTTTAAATCTTAtcttttaactttaactttggTCTCTTGGTTTCTTCCCTAATTATTGCCCTCATTACTTAATCATTACGTTTTTTGTGAATAGACTCTTCTAGATAGAATCGGGGTCGTACTGTATTCTttccatttttaaataatagatttatgGTACGCTCTGTGGGACATTTAAAATTTCAGGTGTTTTTCTCCAGTGGAGTCCCCACCCTATCTAGTGCAGGGGAAGGTCAGCCAGAAGTCCAGCTTCTTGATAACCTCTAATTAGAACACAAAGAGCCAGACACAGGTAGGGGGGATTAAAATCAGAGGGCATTGTTTGCCTGTTTGCTCTTTTATCCTTGGATAAGACTTCTGTTTCATCACTGTCAGGGATCATTGGTGATCATCCTGCTACTCAAATTGGGCAATTTTCTCATCTGTCAGCTAACTGCTTTGAGCCGCTGGGCTCCTGGACACACTGCAATCTGCTGAAGGCTGCCACTGACAGAACAGAAGGACATGGCAAGAAAGCATTCATAAATTATACAACTGGAAAAAAGGCAACATTATTCGTTCCCTTAAATGATCAAAAACTGAGGTGGAAACTGGAGATGCAAATGACTTtatttagaaaaataaaattaatatttccATACAAGTACAAATACAATTAATTTATTGATCACATTATTTGACATCTAAGGagcattatttaattatataaatacaatCAACCAGTAGTAAAAGAAATGACACTATgctgccaaatgtatgtggacacaaaAATATGGGTAAAATCTGCACCCATCTCCTCCCACCCATTTCTTCAGGCTCTGATGGTGGACAGGAAGGCCTGGCTTCCAATTAATGTTCTCATTCCAAATGTGTAAAACCCCCTTTCTAAACTGCTTCCAATCTAAATGGGCTCTGTGCACAACCCTGGAGGTTCTGCACACAAACTCACCAAGCTATGTCATTATAGACCTCACTAGTCTTcaccaaactgttgccaaaCAAACTGGAAACATATAAATgtggtccacatacttttggcaatatagtgtaccacacatcacactataaaactataaaatcCAACCTCATAAAAATGCTAACTTCCCTCTGTAAAATGTGTagaaaatatttttgcaatccTTTTTGTTTCTTCTTTCTTCGGAGGGACGCTGGGCCTCGACCGATTTGCTCTGCGATACGTAAATTCAGATTTTCCAGTTTCCTACAAAAAACACAtagcattattattgttttattattatatgtatattattgTATACAAAATCGGTACCAAATTCAGCTAGTAATGAGCTAATTTACTGCAGCCAATTTTCTCTTTAATTAACAATTAAAGACCTTTAGAAACATTAAAAGTTCTACAGAGACACTATGCTATATGAGCATAGATGGTCTACAAGGGGTTACAAATGCATGTCCAAGACTCTGAGACTCCACCAAAGCACAGTAAGAGCCCTTGTCTTCAAACAGAGGAAACTTGGAACAGTGAAAAATGTAACAGTAAAAAgtggttgaatacttgtttcctcctgactgtaaataaatgaatttattttgCTTGACAGGTTagtcaaatgaaataaaacacagaTGCTCTACTTACTGGGTGAGTGGAAGTCGAGGGAAACACAGGAGCAAAACGCAGAGCTCTCATAGAGGCCTCCAAGTGGTGAGATGGAAGAAAAAAGTTAGGAATCTTTACATGATCGCTGCTAGAAGAAATGGGTTAAGGTGCAAACAGATGCCAAACAACAGATCTATGGTAGAACGAACATTTAATTTCAAACTGCCTTGTGATTCCACATTTGTcaacaataaattatttcaAATACAGACAATTACTGGATGTTCAAATGCTAATAAACCTGAACCAGGTGAATAGAATTCCTAACCATTTTCCCCAGGTACCccaatcagccacaacattaaagaTACTGAGAGATGACatgaataacaataaaaatatatcaaataaataGCATGGCATAAGAAACTGAGCAATTCTGAAACAGCTACATTTTTGTCAGACTGTTAATATGagtcatgttttttttacatcatgtggacgGCTGGGTGCACGcacatcgcttacctggggaagaGACAGCACCAAGATGCACTGTGGAAATAAGACGAACCgccagaggcagtgtgatgctctggGCTATGTCCTGCTGGGAATCCTTGGGTCCTTGGTTCACATGGATGTTACTTAAACGCACCACCTATCTAAACATTCAAAGTGTTCTCTAATGCGCCCTGCCAAAATGCataaatggttcaggaatggtttgagaaaCATGCCAAAAGCTTTAaggtgggatgtgctggacaaacaagccCGATTTATAAAGACCACACCTCACAACTTAAAGGATCATAAAGGATCCATAAAGAAACGTCTTAGTTTCCAATACCACAGGACATCTTCAGAGCTATGGAGAAGTCCATGACTCAAAGGGTTAAAGCTGTTTTGGTGGCACAAAGGGAATCATGATATAAATCGTGGTAATTAGTGCATCATGTTTATTGCAGTTGGATCAACAGGATCCATCCTGGCCAGTATGCTTAAATCTCTATGTTTAAACCACTTTACTTATAATTTGCATCAAGTTGGAACCTAGAGTTGTAGCTTGAATCCACCCCTATTTGGCTCTTTAATGGTAGCTTGTCCATTGAGTTAAAAGAGCATACTTAGGATGCAAAGGCCTGGCTTGAaactgacattccaattcattccaaatgtgtttaataaggTGGAGGTCAAGGCTCTACTCAAGCCAATGGAGTTCCTCTAAACCATGTCTTTTTGGATCTTGCTTGGTGCACAGGGGCCACAAAATTGGTGACAATTAGcaagggatgtccacatacttttgaccatatggtTTACTAGTATGATTGGCAACTTTTACAATGTATGACAGAAATATTTTCCTAACAAAGGATACAGATTTGCTCTCGATTCCTCATTTTCACGCTCACCATTTGCCTTTATGCTAGATTCAGAGCAGGAAGGTAACAACGAATCATTTTCCGAGTCCGACTCGCTGTCAAGCTCACGACCGGCTGGGTCTTGTGTGGAATCCCTTTTGAAAAGCACTGCAAAGGAGCTCTCTTCATTATCGAGTTCCTCACTAACATGTTGCGAATCTTCATCTCCTCCAGCATCTCCAGCATCCTCGTCTGATTCAAATCCAGCCGACAGGTCTGAATCAGTATGAGCTCTCTGTGTGTCTGAAGGCAAAGCTTGCATGGAAGCAGCTGGTGAAGACACCGCCGTCTCTCTGTCATCGCTGTGTCTGAGGTCATGGACCGGCTGCTCGGTCACCTCCAGACTCTCAACAGAGTCGAGATCAGGATCAGACAAGATGCTGGTCCAGGGGCTGGTCCTGTCTGTCACAGATGTGACCTCGTTGAGAGTCCGGGGTTCTATCAACGTCTCCTCAAACTCCTCGTCGTCCTTGTCTACCAATTCATCCTCTTCTTCAATGGAGGGGCTGTCTAGGTGGAGGTCTTCATTGTCGGGCTCAGGTGAATGGCTGGATTCTTCTGAAGCAGGGGAGAGGAGCGGTGAAACGTCCTCCAACTGGGGTACTGGGTCCTTATAATGACTAATAGTCTCAAAGCTCTCTGACTCTGCTAGTGCTGAATGATCCACACCTGAGAAAGCATACACCTCCATCTCAGCAGGTCTTGAGGGATTTTTCTGTCTGGTTGGAGATGCTGCAGCGGCTTGATGCTCACTAAGACCTACAAATGCAGGAACATACAGGAGAGTtcaaaagtaattgccccccctCTTTTGACTGCTCTGTCTtgcacctcacttgcatttcttgtctttggactgtgggaggaaaatggagctcccggaagagacccacacagacacggggagaacatgcaaactccgacTAGGTTATCAAACCATGAAAGTATCAAATCAATACTCTGGAAAATCTGATAggggaaacaaaacaaaaaaaaaaaacaggcttaCCTGCAATCATGCCATTCACCTCTTCTACAAGTTGGTTGGACTTAAGCAGTAGCTCTGTTGTGTCGGCTTCGGAATCCTTATGAACATCCTGTCTGGAGTTTTGACTCTGCTCTGTCAGCACTGAAAAAGCCGGTGTGGACAGCTTGCGGCTGAAATACTTTTGAATGTCATCCAACTCACTTAGGTTTTTCCTAAAAGTGCACAAAAAATAATCAACAAACTCACTTCCCTTCTTAATTAACAACTCAAAATGTAAAAGGCAAACAGTGATACCTGAGGGCTGAGAAGAGTCCAGAGCTGGAGGGGTGAGCATCTCCAGCACAAAAAGATGTTGTGGTGTTTTCTCGTTCTTGCAGGGTCTTATGGAATCTCCGTATGTTGTCCATGTGCTCATCGTGGTGATCAAACAGGCCAGACCTGAAAAAAAAAGTACGTCATATGTCTACTTTTACATTGGAAACTGTCATGCAAACCCAACAATGGACAGGAAcggactgctgtgccacctgagcgccaaggATGTATTTTTACTACTTACCTACTTGACAGAAAAATCACCAAGGTTCCTACCTGTTGGAAAATATTCCGTCCTGTTCAGGAGTGCAGATCCTTTGTTCAGGGAAGCGGCTGATGTGACTGGGAAAGCCGCTGTACACAGCTGTGGTTTGATAACACAGTGGCAGGGCACCAAAGAGAGACTGAAACAGAGACATGAATATCCTTAGTCATCACCAGTTTCCTTCTTAATTTAGTATTTTTAAAACCAATTGCAAAGCATTTTAtgaggacccccactgaccagatgtagTCAGTAAGGGAATAGTGCTCcaaactaaaaatataaagccaacgtGGTCATGTCATTAGTAGGCGTCCAATAATCTCAAAATGTGACTCGCTTCATCTCGACGAGAGCAGTAACCATGTCCGGAAGAGGCAAGGGCGGCATTACGCTGTTTCTTTAACACTTTTCTTCGTCAAAACTGGGAGAAATCCCTGGATAAAGGCCACTATGGTACCAGCTGGACCTTCTACCTCTCAAACGGGGAAATTTTGGGCCAGAATCCGGTATGTAGGCCAAGATGAAGCTCCAAACAGATCAACTATCGGTGCTCACTTAATGCGAAGTCAATGGCTAAACGTTGCTGACATATACTCATTCATTTCACTTCCTAACAAAAAAGATTATGAGCTGATTTTTTACTTTGTGCAAGTCTTCAACAATGGAGGAAGCCAAGGGTTCTGGAAGGATTGGGAGCTGGATTGTGCAACTCCAGTAAACATCAAAAATATATACGTTAAATTTTGGACAGGAAGAGTTTCCGATGAAGATATTgaacagttttccaacaggataacgaccccaaacacaacctccaagatgacaactgccttgctgaggaagctgaaggtaaaggtgatggactaaacccaattgagcacctgtggcgcatcctcaagtggaaggtggaggtgttcaaggtgtctaacatccaccagctctgtgatgtcatcatggaggagtagaagaggattccagtagcaacctgtgcagctctggtgaattccatgcccaggagggttaaggcagtgctggataataatggtggtcacacaaaatattgacactttgggcacaatttggacatgttcactgtggggtgtactcacttatgttgccagccatttagacattaatggctgtgtgttgagttattttcagaagacagtaaatctacactgctatacaagttgtacactgactaatctaagttatatccaaattttatttctgtagtgttgtcccatgaaaagatataataaaatatttgcagaaatgtgaggggtgtactcacttttgtgatacactgtaggagATAAATTAACCTAATACAGTTCTAGTTTGGTGCATATACACCTGAAGTAtattacaatttaaaaatattgacatttatGCAAAATTAAGAAAATTTTACCTCAGGAACTATTTTAGCAtatgaacaaaaaataaatggttTAAGAGCAACGTACACTGGAGTCAGTAGCAGTGTTCTCACAGGCGACCTGCCTCTGGGCACGGAGTTCCTGTGCACCCATCAGAGGTGACACGGACACTTTGATCTGTCCCTGGCACTGCCCGCTGAAATCTGTAATGTTGTACCAGCCGCAGACAGACTGAAAGCCAGACAGAAGTGGAGAAAGGTCCACTGAAGCAAAGCCAATCACTCGCTCTGCttctgaaaataaaaacaaacaaaaaacaaagagaacatttttatttcatgttcaGGAAATCAAGTcatttttagtatttaaaaaaGTGCACAGGTGGTACCTCCTTTGTGCCAGACTTTAAAAACCAGCAACTGCTGTGGATCTACAAGTAGCTCCTTTGAAAGCCTGAAGAAACCAATATATCAGTAAATTAGCAAACCGGTGTGTACTAagtggactgtgtgtgtgtgtgtgtgtgtgtgtatagaagaTTCTAGTTTACCTGCATTCTTGTTGGTGGTCCCATACTGGACAATCACTGTCTTGGACCACGGCTGTGTTTACTGTACCAGCGTCATCAGCAGTGGCGTACGAAACCCAACAACTGGGAAGACTATTTCTCTTCTCAGCTAGAGGACAGCCTGAGAATGACAACACCACAAATGAAACATCGTATAGTGCATCTTATTATGTACGTAGGCTGTAATAGTAACTTTGGGACTATTATTGTGCTTTATTTGCAAGGGCCCTGGAAAACAGCAGAGgggctacaatcagtaattgtataccccaaAAAAAATcgatctgtatggtaggtgtagcttgtcaaataatcaattaatgtacgttccagataggtgtacctcaTAAAGTGCACAGTGAGTTTAACTGTGTCCATACTGTATTATCCCAAAGTTTATTCTCACAGGGGTATTTATAGTATAAAATTGTGTATTGCAATGATTGTACtagcattatttttattattgacaAGTCCCacagactaaaactaaatcctATTAGCTCCCAAAACACACCCTGCTCACCTTTTAAACTGAGATGCATTGATCTCTCCACACTCACAGTTGCAGTGAAAGTGTTGTTTTTAGTGAACTCTGAGCTTTGCACTGATTTAGTGTGCTGTCTACTGGACACACACGAGTGTCTAGACAGGCTGTCTGGCACATGGGATTGTCTAGACGAGGGTCCTTTGTCCAGATCTTCCTCTCCTGGACTGATCAGTTGCTCCTCTTCGTCCTCCTCTTCGTCCACCTCTGTGGGGTGCACCTTCGGGGAAGCGTGTCGAGTGGACTTCATTGTGACAGTGATGTGGACTCTCAGAGCAGCTCCACTTAAGTCAGCAGCGGAGCGTTTGAAAAGAGGATACACACCTAAACAGGGAACAGAAATACTGTCATGCGGATACCCATGTTTCCTTTcaaaagtattaggaaggtTAAGGGAGAGGATGTCTTCACTAGAGCGAGAACCAAAAAACATATCAAATAAAAGATCTACAACTTCACtaaatggctaaaagtatgtagacacctgaccatgagcttgtttgacatctGACGTCCCATTGCTCTTATGATTTACCCAAAAAGCACTGatgtggtcagggctctgttcacTGAGAATTGATTACTAATACACACCCTTCACCCCACCTCTCCTACGTATGTATGTTTATGTACAAAGATACATTACCACTTATTGACTGCTTCTGGTTCGTAGTCGTTGCCAGTGCAGAAAGATCCACAAACGCGGACCCAACCAGACGATCTGAATCATGCGGCCGGATTCTCTTCCCCTTCCCAAAGGAGACCCAAACTTGCACTTCCAGTTTCTCCTCTCTCAGATACCAGCGTAGTGGCTGGCACCTTCTCAGCTCCACATTCCGGGTGCCTGTGAACGTCACCGTGGCCATGTCCTGCCCCTTCTTACCCTCCTCCAGGACTGGATGTCTGAGCTGGGAACAGTACGCCTCTTGATCATAGAGTTTATACCTAAAGTAGCAATAAGTGGATCTCTGAAGCTCAGAGTGACCCGGGAGCAGGAGAACATGTACCGGTAACCAGGCTTTGGGCATAGAGATGGATAATTTGAGCTCCCGGAGTCTTTCGTAGTCTTCATCTTGGTCTTGCTCCTCTTCCTCGCTGTCGCTTTCGACTTCCCATCCCATAAGTCTGGCTGAATTGAGGACACGTTCTCGATCCGCACGATGGCCAAAGTTTATGGAGAGCTCGAGGCCTCCGACTGAGGTTAAGCTAGGGTGTGAGGATGCACTTGGTGGAAGGGAGAGACTGTACCAGCCTGATATGCCTATAAAACAACACAGATTATAAAAGTGATGATTCttgatgtaaaaaataataataatgtttcctACCTGTTCTTTTGTGAAGAAGGTCAGCTAGTCGAATTCTCACTGAGCCCAAAATGCTGTCTGTAGATCTTGATGCATCCAccactataaaaaaaaacattattgtaAAAAGAGGTAAATGATCAAGGTAAATTATCAAGACATGGAATTTGACCTTGTGTGTCCCAATCTGGCATCTGTCTGTGTTAGCCAGGCAT includes:
- the c2cd3 gene encoding C2 domain-containing protein 3 isoform X1 → MVVSALKSDLDCDMALKDAPLPLPKDNTRSSSSLPPSSSGQLLQNILHSDLQLSTQDPELRRPEGITDMHDAAVDLLLGSVNGSILPLWDGEGSPPGSLSGCSSLLLDSEFGDPQYDQSLLENLFYKAPKFDSCLSAGEDEHERENTRLDLDVEPHAGPSDCFPGLSVDRIALLGSIHIARVLILQLLVPTVSTTDTSRKLSGKGRPPLPHATKKCTYFVEYLFPLPAPNNSTGTAAPAEVTRVVSSKIVDEVVKFQHRSIFSVHFDGPSIKRWWDTNLTFTVYSRKSHQMKPAPIGSAVFPLRTLLQSERLSITTELPVQRVDGDKQDIGPLKVSFELATDKKDFASKSKLGKQAQQKVNLSSGQPSDEEISDCPQVNKTTHTKDTSPVAVHSSQSIRMPRARSTSPQSVRIALPKPSDQTEIEESDILLHTLLMVPDGKDFKCAPMQPNAYLNCKFFGSEETTRSSVSWGQIQPTFNLVQVAPVTLTARLLERMRNNVMVIEVWLKASSSDHDKLLGLVKLPLHQFYMSFRDSRISQLLLQAQYPVVAVDSYMPIVDIFTGGTRGSLRVFLAMGTAQQIMTLQRMREEEMSSVSQPSRPVHLLDHRPTADTKANASSSAEALNEHVFLVRIEKVRGLTPLQSTVWGEADCYIQYSFPTQEKDKEEDMPDVDPHVVESTVNVKSYRTATTLCIPDPVFGHREMHVLLAPPSVPVQTLLLSSLASQGLSSGGGIQFEVWCRYYYPNVREQLVAKGLLPMAKLCAMVTMQRQGQTEAQLFSLPLVPRTDKPADVQAQPSGLLEVSVQYKTRPVRSDCLRSGAVASRTVNLVVQVHRAAGLQAAAQSVALQYYSEVGVNSFVTVQLSFLPDRESRSTRVVARSFCPEFEHHTEFCCQLLVQRDSGESVSLAEVLQDAVAVLTVYNRDTRKVVDASRSTDSILGSVRIRLADLLHKRTGISGWYSLSLPPSASSHPSLTSVGGLELSINFGHRADRERVLNSARLMGWEVESDSEEEEQDQDEDYERLRELKLSISMPKAWLPVHVLLLPGHSELQRSTYCYFRYKLYDQEAYCSQLRHPVLEEGKKGQDMATVTFTGTRNVELRRCQPLRWYLREEKLEVQVWVSFGKGKRIRPHDSDRLVGSAFVDLSALATTTNQKQSISGVYPLFKRSAADLSGAALRVHITVTMKSTRHASPKVHPTEVDEEEDEEEQLISPGEEDLDKGPSSRQSHVPDSLSRHSCVSSRQHTKSVQSSEFTKNNTFTATVSVERSMHLSLKGCPLAEKRNSLPSCWVSYATADDAGTVNTAVVQDSDCPVWDHQQECRLSKELLVDPQQLLVFKVWHKGEAERVIGFASVDLSPLLSGFQSVCGWYNITDFSGQCQGQIKVSVSPLMGAQELRAQRQVACENTATDSSSLFGALPLCYQTTAVYSGFPSHISRFPEQRICTPEQDGIFSNRSGLFDHHDEHMDNIRRFHKTLQERENTTTSFCAGDAHPSSSGLFSALRKNLSELDDIQKYFSRKLSTPAFSVLTEQSQNSRQDVHKDSEADTTELLLKSNQLVEEVNGMIAGLSEHQAAAASPTRQKNPSRPAEMEVYAFSGVDHSALAESESFETISHYKDPVPQLEDVSPLLSPASEESSHSPEPDNEDLHLDSPSIEEEDELVDKDDEEFEETLIEPRTLNEVTSVTDRTSPWTSILSDPDLDSVESLEVTEQPVHDLRHSDDRETAVSSPAASMQALPSDTQRAHTDSDLSAGFESDEDAGDAGGDEDSQHVSEELDNEESSFAVLFKRDSTQDPAGRELDSESDSENDSLLPSCSESSIKANGERENEESRANLDHVKIPNFFLPSHHLEASMRALRFAPVFPSTSTHPETGKSEFTYRRANRSRPSVPPKKEETKRIAKIFSTHFTEGS